The following DNA comes from Chitinophaga nivalis.
GTTTGCTGCCGGCCGGTAAGCCACCAGGCTACCCGGATACCGCGCAAGGATAGTCGTTGCCGTTAACTATTAATTTGAAACAGTTTATAATTAGTTATTATAAATTTTTGTACTTCCGCCAATTATGGGTTTAATTTGCGGGTAATTATAACAGGCATGGGAACATTGGCACCAATCATATTGATGGCTTATAAGCGGCCCGAAATGACAAAGCGGGCGCTGGAAAGTCTTGCTGCCAACCCGGAAGCGGCGGAGAGTGAGCTGTATGTATTTGCAGATGGCCCCAAGGAAAGCAGTACAGATGCCGACCTGGCAGCCATAGCGGCTACCCGCAGCATTATCCGCAGCCGCGACTGGTGTGGTACCGTACATATTACAGAAAAGGTACAGAACGAAGGGCTGGCCGTTTCTGTCATTGCTGCTGTTACCGCCGTACTGGCCAAACATGGCCGGGCTATCATCCTGGAAGATGACCTGGTACTGTCGCCCTACTTCCTGCAGTATATGAACGGGGCCCTGGAGCTGTATAAAGACGAGGAGCAGGTAGCCAGCATTCACGGGTATGTATATCCGTTGCCGGAACAGCTGCCACCGACCTTTTTTATCAGGGGAGCCGACTGCTGGGGATGGGCCACCTGGGACCGTGCCTGGAAACAATTTGAGCCGGATGGCAAAAAATTGTATGACACCCTTCGCCTGAAAGGAGAAGGCCGCGCCTTTAACTTTGATAACAACTACGATTATATGAAAATGCTGCGGAAGCAGATCAGCGGGGAGAACGACTCCTGGGCAATCCGCTGGTACGCCGCTACTTTTCTGAAAAATATGGTTACCCTGTATCCGGCGAAATCGCTGGTACAGAATATTGGTGCCGATGG
Coding sequences within:
- a CDS encoding glycosyltransferase encodes the protein MGTLAPIILMAYKRPEMTKRALESLAANPEAAESELYVFADGPKESSTDADLAAIAATRSIIRSRDWCGTVHITEKVQNEGLAVSVIAAVTAVLAKHGRAIILEDDLVLSPYFLQYMNGALELYKDEEQVASIHGYVYPLPEQLPPTFFIRGADCWGWATWDRAWKQFEPDGKKLYDTLRLKGEGRAFNFDNNYDYMKMLRKQISGENDSWAIRWYAATFLKNMVTLYPAKSLVQNIGADGSGTHMNAGDAADFDVTLAAAPVLLKKIPVAPSEVATAAFVSYFGSIKSSLFGKIIKAIRKK